One window of the Eucalyptus grandis isolate ANBG69807.140 chromosome 6, ASM1654582v1, whole genome shotgun sequence genome contains the following:
- the LOC104447317 gene encoding secoisolariciresinol dehydrogenase yields the protein MVNQVLIVLYNKLHTSLALFILRLSYAATTTSAATVFFYTFCATMAGSSFISAATKRLEGKVALITGGASGIGEITARVFAHHGAKVVIADVNDSLGHSVCDSLGRDTASFVHCNVTDESQTKAAVAEAVSTFGKLDIMFNNAGIGGLNKTRIIDNDKADFERVLAVNVTGVFLGVKHAAQAMIPARRGCIINTASISSGLGGAASHAYTCAKHAVLGLTRNAAVELGQFGIRVNCLSPYACVTPLATEFVGVGPAELEAAMGALANLKGVTLKAEDVANAALFLAGDEARYVSGHNLFIDGGFSVVNPSFRMFQYPPEEA from the exons ATGGTGAATCAGGTCTTAATTGTCCTATATAATAAACTCCATACTAGCTTAGCTCTCTTCATCCTGAGATTATCGTATGCAGCAACAACAACATCAGCAGCAACAGTCTTCTTCTACACTTTCTGTGCAACAATGGCGGGCTCTTCATTTATCTCCGCAGCCACTAAAAG GCTAGAGGGCAAGGTCGCGCTAATCACCGGAGGAGCCAGCGGGATCGGCGAGATCACAGCCAGAGTCTTTGCCCACCACGGTGCCAAAGTCGTCATTGCCGATGTCAACGATTCGCTCGGCCACTCCGTCTGCGACTCCCTTGGCCGGGACACCGCCTCCTTTGTCCACTGCAATGTCACCGACGAGTCCCAAACcaaggccgccgtcgccgaggCTGTCTCCACCTTTGGCAAGCTCGACATCATGTTCAACAACGCCGGGATCGGCGGCCTGAACAAGACCCGCATCATCGACAACGACAAGGCTGACTTCGAGCGCGTCCTCGCTGTGAACGTAACCGGCGTCTTCCTCGGGGTGAAGCATGCGGCGCAGGCTATGATCCCGGCGCGGCGCGGGTGCATCATCAACACCGCCAGCATCAGCTCCGGCCTTGGCGGTGCAGCCTCGCACGCCTACACGTGCGCGAAGCACGCGGTGCTGGGGCTGACGAGGAACGCCGCCGTGGAGCTGGGGCAGTTCGGAATCCGGGTGAACTGCCTGTCGCCCTATGCCTGCGTAACGCCGCTGGCGACCGAGTTCGTCGGCGTGGGCCCCGCGGAGCTGGAGGCGGCGATGGGCGCGTTGGCAAACCTAAAGGGGGTGACGCTGAAGGCGGAGGACGTGGCAAACGCCGCCCTGTTCCTGGCGGGCGACGAGGCAAGGTATGTCAGCGGCCACAACCTGTTCATCGACGGCGGCTTCAGCGTCGTCAACCCTTCGTTCCGCATGTTCCAGTATCCCCCCGAGGAGGCCTGA
- the LOC120294608 gene encoding putative pentatricopeptide repeat-containing protein At5g37570 codes for MPLHSSLTRVPVSDKLPSIVTLLRSCKNAAHLHQLHAQIIVKGLEQDQFVASHFICLAYSLASLSYCSRFFSCVLRPIPVLWNSLLKGYCQRASWVDTLSVFARMRRAGAPPDKFTYPLVLKSCAGQSRVREGRAVHGGVVKSGLDEDVFVGTSLVDLYGKCGQIECARKVFDAMPQRSVVSWTAMVVGYVGAGDLGEARRLFREMPLRNVKSWNAMITGLARASDMKSARELFEEMPERNVVSFTAMIDGYAKAGDMASARALFEQAPVKDMFAWSSMISGYAQNGLPNEAVKVFVEMVSKNIKPDEFTLVGLMSACSQVGCGKLAKWVDSYLSESSIALKTAHVVAALIDMNAKCGNIERATELFKILPKRDIISYCSMIQGLSMHGCGVLAVNLFTRMLQEGINPDEVAFTVILTACSRAALVEEGLQFFEMMKNEYSIVPSPDHFSIMVDLLSRSGRLNAAYELLNTMPMEPNACAWGALLGASKLHGDLELGEMVARRLFELEPQNGGNYVLLSNIYAAADRWTDVSLLRNQMKERGVTKVPGCSWIS; via the coding sequence ATGCCTCTCCATTCTTCACTGACCCGCGTCCCCGTCTCCGACAAGCTGCCCTCCATCGTCACCCTCCTCAGATCCTGCAAGAACGCCGCCCACCTCCACCAGCTGCACGCCCAGATCATCGTCAAAGGGCTGGAGCAGGACCAGTTCGTCGCCTCCCACTTCATCTGCCTCGCCTACTCCCTCGCCTCCCTCTCCTACTGCTCCCGCTTCTTCAGCTGCGTCCTCCGCCCAATCCCCGTCCTCTGGAACTCCCTCCTCAAAGGGTACTGCCAGAGGGCCTCCTGGGTCGACACCCTCTCGGTCTTCGCCCGCATGAGGAGGGCCGGCGCCCCGCCCGACAAGTTCACGTACCCGTTGGTCTTGAAATCTTGCGCCGGCCAGTCGAGGGTGCGGGAAGGGAGGGCGGTTCATGGGGGTGTCGTGAAGAGCGGTCTCGACGAGGATGTGTTCGTGGGCACGAGCTTGGTTGATTTGTACGGCAAGTGCGGCCAGATAGAGTGCGCGCGGAAGGTGTTTGATGCTATGCCCCAGCGGAGTGTGGTTTCTTGGACGGCGATGGTTGTCGGTTACGTCGGCGCTGGGGATTTGGGCGAGGCGAGGAGACTTTTTCGGGAAATGCCTCTGAGAAATGTGAAGTCGTGGAATGCGATGATCACTGGGCTTGCCAGAGCGAGTGACATGAAGAGTGCTAGGGAACTTTTTGAGGAAATGCCTGAGAGGAATGTGGTTTCTTTCACTGCGATGATTGATGGGTATGCAAAGGCTGGTGATATGGCATCGGCAAGGGCTTTGTTTGAGCAAGCGCCTGTGAAGGATATGTTTGCTTGGTCGTCGATGATATCGGGATATGCACAAAATGGTCTTCCGAATGAAGCTGTGAAGGTTTTTGTTGAGATGGTGTCAAAGAATATCAAGCCTGATGAGTTCACGTTGGTTGGCCTGATGTCGGCTTGTTCCCAAGTAGGTTGTGGGAAGTTAGCCAAGTGGGTCGATTCTTATTTAAGCGAGAGTTCAATTGCTCTCAAGACAGCTCATGTTGTTGCAGCTCTAATAGACATGAATGCAAAATGTGGGAACATTGAGAGAGCTACAGAATTGTTCAAAATATTGCCTAAACGAGACATCATTTCCTACTGTTCCATGATACAGGGGCTATCGATGCATGGATGTGGGGTTTTGGCAGTGAACCTCTTCACTAGGATGCTCCAGGAAGGAATTAATCCTGATGAGGTGGCCTTCACGGTTATTTTAACTGCTTGTAGCCGTGCTGCACTCGTAGAAGAGGGTTTGCAATTCTTTGagatgatgaaaaatgaatactCCATAGTCCCCTCCCCTGATCATTTTTCAATCATGGTCGACCTCCTTAGTCGGTCAGGACGGCTAAATGCAGCTTACGAGTTATTGAACACAATGCCCATGGAGCCTAATGCTTGTGCATGGGGTGCACTTCTTGGGGCCAGTAAGTTGCATGGTGACCTCGAGTTAGGGGAGATGGTTGCTCGGAGGCTTTTTGAGCTTGAGCCCCAAAACGGTGGAAACTATGTGCTTCTGTCCAACATATATGCCGCTGCGGATCGGTGGACAGATGTCTCTCTTCTCCGGAATCAAATGAAGGAGAGGGGCGTCACAAAAGTCCCTGGCTGCAGCTGGATTTCTTAA
- the LOC104447338 gene encoding uncharacterized protein At5g41620: MPRSDRAMDTLIPAKIRKRGSSPAGSSSSSIVQHYRFKRAILIGKRGGSTTPMPAWRLMSSRSPSLAQRTMESPQFSPSRSTRGKLQEPVSARKLAATLWEMNEMPSPRVKEGLEGRRLKKEGRGRERIASSVRSGSLPPHLSDPSHSPVSERMDRSGTGSHRRRSSSFSQRLRVTEQNGGALGSISNGSLMEMENKSQPQTPNGQIVGVKTRLKDVSNALTTSKELLKIINRMWGPEDRPSSSMSVMSALHAELERARLMINQLIQEQRSEQSEINYLMKCFAEEKAAWRSKERKVVEAAIESVVGELEVERKLRARIESLNKKLGKELAESKASLLKTVQELESEKREREIIEQVCDELAGTVGEEKDEAETLRRETLKIQEEMEKEREIMQLADVIREDRVQTKHSEARYQIEEKNAAIDKLRNQLEASLGTKKSKEKSRRPPSHANKVDVSDYLSRSCVGARYSEEKEDDGGAVEDGIECKEDSAESELYSMQFDVNPHNKSYKWTHTHVAPPAEEEMKARRSTSGRAPRRSTSLQRSISDGVDWGIQTERFQNGGNELDWEKLQMEGYGDEMHAYKLVEGLRDRMLYGYSNKTTGSPRALGTPTRRRQEPASDVDNIAQERTDLVPGCVGKSRLAEARTDVYNVRKSRR, translated from the exons ATGCCAAGAAGTGATCGAGCCATGGATACTTTAATCCCTGCTAAAATTAGAAAACGCGGGTCTTCGCCGGCTGGATCATCCTCGTCGTCTATAGTCCAGCATTACAGATTCAAGAGAGCAATTTTAATTGGTAAAAGGGGCGGCTCTACCACTCCGATGCCCGCGTGGAGGCTGATGAGTTCCCGATCCCCGTCGTTGGCTCAGCGGACCATGGAGTCCCCTCAGTTCTCGCCCTCTCGAAGTACAAGAGGGAAGCTTCAGGAGCCGGTTTCGGCGAGGAAGCTGGCCGCTACTCTCTGGGAAATGAATGAGATGCCATCACCAAGAGTGAAGGAGGGATTGGAAGGAAGAAGGTTGAAGAAggaggggagagggagagagaggattgCCAGTTCAGTGCGTTCAGGTTCTCTTCCTCCACATTTGTCCGATCCGTCTCACAGTCCTGTTTCAGAG AGGATGGATCGATCTGGAACGGGCAGTCACAGGAGAAGATCATCATCCTTTTCCCAAAGACTTAGGGTGACAGAGCAAAATGGTGGCGCTCTTGGTTCTATTAGCAATGGCAGTTTAATGGAG ATGGAAAACAAATCTCAACCTCAGACACCTAATGGCCAGATTGTAGGAGTAAAGACTCGTCTGAAGGACGTTAGCAATGCCTTAACCACATCAAAAGAGCTGCTAAAGATTATAAATCGCATGTGGGGCCCTGAAGATCGGCCCTCATCAAGCATGTCTGTCATGTCAGCTTTGCATGCTGAACTTGAGAGGGCTCGCTTGATGATTAATCAACTTATCCAGGAACAACGCTCAGAACAGAGTGAAATAAATTATCTGATGAAGTGTTTTGCCGAAGAAAAGGCGGCATGGCGAAGCAAAGAGCGGAAAGTGGTTGAGGCTGCCATTGAGTCTGTTGTTGGAGAACTTGAAGTAGAAAGGAAGCTGAGGGCACGGATTGAGAGCTTAAACAAGAAACTTGGAAAAGAACTAGCCGAGTCAAAGGCTTCTCTGCTTAAGACAGTTCAGGAACTTGAGagcgagaagagagagagagagataattgAACAAGTCTGTGATGAATTAGCTGGGACTGTCGGTGAAGAGAAAGATGAGgcagaaaccttgaggagggaAACTCTGAAAATTCAGGAAGAaatggagaaggaaagagagataATGCAATTAGCTGATGTGATACGAGAAGATAGGGTCCAGACGAAGCATTCTGAGGCTAGGTATCAAATTGAGGAGAAAAATGCTGCCATTGATAAATTGAGGAATCAACTTGAAGCTTCATTAGGAACAAAAAAGTCGAAAGAAAAAAGTCGACGTCCCCCAAGTCATGCCAATAAGGTAGACGTCTCAGACTACTTGAGTAGAAGTTGTGTCGGTGCTCGTTACAGTGAAGAAAAAGAGGATGATGGAGGAGCTGTAGAAGACGGGATCGAATGCAAAGAAGACTCTGCTGAAAGTGAACTTTATTCTATGCAATTTGATGTAAACCCCCATAACAAGAGCTACAAGTGGACCCACACTCACGTAGCCCCACCAGCTGAAGAGGAGATGAAAGCAAGGAGGTCAACCTCCGGAAGGGCACCGAGGAGAAGTACTTCCCTGCAGAGGAGTATATCCGATGGAGTTGACTGGGGCATTCAAACAGAGAGGTTTCAAAATGGCGGAAACGAATTAGATTGGGAAAAGCTGCAGATGGAAGGTTATGGAGATGAAATGCATGCATACAAGCTGGTAGAGGGTCTGAGGGATCGAATGCTGTATGGGTACTCCAACAAGACGACTGGGTCTCCGCGAGCTTTGGGTACTCCAACAAGACGACGGCAAGAGCCTGCAAGCGATGTGGACAACATTGCTCAGGAGAGAACCGATCTGGTGCCGGGCTGTGTGGGGAAGTCAAGGCTCGCCGAGGCTCGAACTGATGTTTACAATGTCAGAAAATCTAGGCGGTGA
- the LOC120294459 gene encoding lysosomal Pro-X carboxypeptidase-like gives MVYENSQPSLSNDQSGNNGLYKTRYFTQILDHFSYRPESYQTFQQRYLINSTFWGGPRKNAPIFVYTGNEGDIEWFAQNTGFMFETAPHFNALLVFIEHRYYGKSMPFGGKKEVAYSNASMLGYLSSTQTLADYATLITDLKTNLTAERSPVLVFGGSYGEVCCSWFRLKYPHIAIGALSSSAPILDFFNVTSPYIFNDIITRDFRSESKNCYKVIKRSWQKIEDTVKQQGGLENLRKSFRLCKNFKDAEYLTGWLETALVYAAMTDYPTPYNFLTPLPAYPVKQMCKAVDDPSKGDDDFAKLYGAANIYYNYSGGDSCFDLMDDSDPHGLSGWGWQLCSHGVLI, from the exons ATGGTATATG AAAATTCTCAACCATCGCTCTCTAACGACCAGAGTGGCAACAATGGGCTCTACAAGACTAGGTACTTCACGCAAATCCTCGACCATTTCAGCTACCGTCCCGAGAGCTACCAGACGTTCCAGCAGAGGTACTTAATTAACTCCACCTTCTGGGGCGGCCCGCGGAAGAATGCCCCGATCTTTGTCTACACTGGGAACGAGGGTGACATCGAGTGGTTCGCCCAAAACACCGGTTTCATGTTTGAGACGGCACCCCACTTCAATGCCCTTCTTGTGTTTATTGAG CATCGGTATTATGGGAAATCGATGCCGTTCGGGGGCAAAAAAGAGGTGGCGTACAGCAACGCAAGCATGTTGGGCTATCTCTCCTCGACGCAGACATTGGCGGACTACGCAACGCTGATAACCGATCTGAAGACGAACTTGACAGCCGAGCGTTCGCCAGTGTTGGTTTTTGGAGGTTCTTACGGGGAAGTATGCTGCT CATGGTTTAGGCTAAAGTATCCGCACATTGCAATCGGCGCTTTGTCTTCTTCTGCTCCGATCCTCGACTTTTTCAACGTCACCTCCCCTTACATCTTCAACGACATCATCACTCGAGACTTcag GAGCGAGAGCAAGAATTGCTACAAAGTGATCAAGCGATCATGGCAGAAGATTGAAGATACAGTGAAACAACAAGGTGGACTCGAGAACCTGCGAAAATCATTCAGACTATGCAA GAACTTTAAGGATGCGGAATATCTCACAGGTTGGCTCGAAACTGCTCTCGTTTACGCGGCCATGACCGATTATCCAACTCCTTACAATTTCCTGACTCCCTTGCCTGCTTATCCGGTCAAACAG ATGTGCAAGGCGGTAGATGATCCGAGCAAAGGGGACGATGATTTTGCCAAATTGTATGGCGCGGCAAACATCTACTACAACTACAGCGGCGGCGACTCATGCTTCGATCTAATGGACGATTCCGATCCTCATGGCCTCAGCGGATGGGGATGGCAG CTTTGTAGTCATGGAGTCCTCATCTGA